The following are encoded in a window of Scophthalmus maximus strain ysfricsl-2021 chromosome 2, ASM2237912v1, whole genome shotgun sequence genomic DNA:
- the LOC118300130 gene encoding protocadherin alpha-C2-like isoform X1 encodes MAMALVVAPSRTRPIAAVLTFIALWGCALSISRYSIPEEMEEGSFVANLAADLGLDVRSLVQRRAKLDVIHSKNYLDINKDTGELIIRERIDREGICTTKTASCFLKMDVILESPIRIFNIELEIMDINDNAPVFRRKTMPLDISEATPPGERFSLTNAVDADVGANSIKTYYLSESKYFIIDIQTGSDGSKYVDLVLNGNLDREEHSVHNLILTAVDGGVPPRSGTANIIINVLDINDNAPLFSQPVFAVNVSENSAAGTLVMTLNASDLDEGTNAQLIYSYTLYTSEKTQELFSLDPSSGAIKVKGVIDYEESQSFEMHIQAQDRGASPRSGHCKVMVFVTDLNDNYPEVTIKSVKSALAEDVSMGTLIAVVSVRDRDSAANGEVELTLNKQETLPFVLNRSAEGYYELLVSKPVDREIISRYDITLRVTDKGSPPLSETETITLDILDVNDNAPRFSQSFYTIHVVENNVPGAQLTSLSAFDPDLNENQYLVYFIMEKEIVNTSMSMLFSINPENGDLYALKTFDYERERDFLFHIEARDSGVSPLSSNVTVHIIILDQNDNTPLIVSPWRAQGSVVEEVIPRSTDKGHLIAKVIAIDADSEQNARVTYQLLQISDASLFSLDQYNGEIRTTRMFSYRDPRHQRLVVVAKDNGQPSLSATVTIKISTVEHVLSFSETTELPLEYDVFTDLNLYLVIGLGAVSFLLLITILVIIVLKCQKPKPKAIKMPPANRNSVISRNSMISQRSSTIADSTLISSDAYWYSLFLAETRKGKVVVRQPIIPKGAGYFVSSIPRSIGPSETTDSRASTLEQQPRRELP; translated from the exons ATGGCGATGGCGCTCGTCGTTGCACCGTCGCGGACGCGGCCGATCGCGGCCGTTTTGACATTTATTGCACTGTGGGGATGCGCGCTCTCCATCTCGCGCTACTCAATTccggaggagatggaggagggctCCTTTGTCGCCAACCTGGCCGCGGACCTGGGTCTGGACGTCCGCAGTTTGGTGCAGCGGCGGGCCAAGCTCGATGTCATCCACTCCAAGAATTACCTCGACATCAACAAAGACACCGGGGAGCTGATCATCCGCGAGAGGATAGACAGGGAGGGCATATGCACGACCAAGACCGCCTCGTGCTTCCTGAAGATGGATGTCATCCTCGAGAGCCCCATTCGCATTTTCAACATCGAGCTCGAGATCATGGACATCAATGACAACGCGCCCGTGTTCCGCAGGAAGACGATGCCCTTGGACATCTCGGAGGCAACCCCTCCCGGCGAGAGGTTTTCATTGACAAACGCTGTGGATGCCGATGTGGGGGCGAATTCGATCAAGACCTACTATCTGAGCGAGAGCAAATACTTCATCATCGACATACAAACTGGCAGCGACGGCTCCAAATATGTCGATTTGGTGCTGAACGGTAATTTGGACCGAGAGGAGCATTCAGTCCATAATTTGATTCTAACCGCTGTGGACGGAGGGGTGCCTCCCCGCTCCGGCACAGCCAACATCATTATTAATGTCCTGGATATCAATGACAACGCCCCCCTGTTCAGTCAGCCGGTATTCGCAGTCAATGTTTCAGAGAACTCGGCTGCAGGCACACTGGTCATGACCTTAAACGCATCAGACTTGGATGAAGGCACAAACGCCCAGTTGATCTACTCGTACACACTGTACACCTCCGAGAAGACACAGGAGCTCTTCTCGCTCGACCCGAGCTCGGGCGCAATCAAGGTGAAGGGGGTGATCGACTACGAGGAGAGCCAGAGTTTTGAGATGCACATACAGGCTCAGGACAGAGGGGCGAGCCCGCGGTCAGGCCACTGCAAAGTGATGGTGTTCGTCACTGATCTGAATGACAACTACCCCGAGGTGACCATCAAGTCCGTGAAAAGCGCCCTGGCTGAGGACGTCTCCATGGGCACACTGATCGCAGTGGTCAGCGTCCGCGACAGGGACTCCGCGGCCAACGGGGAAGTGGAGCTCACCTTGAATAAGCAAGAAACCCTGCCATTCGTTCTAAACAGATCAGCAGAGGGTTACTACGAGCTGCTGGTTTCAAAGCCAGTGGACCGAGAGATAATAAGCAGATATGACATCACGCTGAGGGTGACAGACAAAGGCTCGCCGCCCTTATCTGAAACCGAGACCATCACTTTGGACATTCTGGATGTCAACGACAACGCGCCGAGATTCTCTCAGTCCTTCTACACGATCCACGTCGTGGAGAATAATGTACCAGGGGCACAGTTGACGTCTCTGAGTGCATTTGACCCGGATTTAAACGAGAACCAGTACTTGGTTTATTTCATAATGGAGAAGGAGATCGTTAACACGTCCATGTCAATGCTGTTCTCCATCAACCCTGAGAACGGGGATCTTTATGCCCTGAAGACCTTcgactatgagagagagagggatttcCTCTTCCACATCGAGGCGAGGGACTCCGGTGTATCCCCGCTGAGCAGCAACGTGACGGTTCACATCATCATTCTGGACCAAAACGACAACACTCCTCTCATAGTATCACCGTGGCGGGCGCAGGGCTCCGTTGTGGAGGAGGTGATACCCAGGTCCACCGACAAGGGGCACTTGATCGCCAAAGTGATAGCTATCGATGCGGATTCTGAGCAGAACGCCAGGGTCACGTACCAGCTCCTGCAGATCAGTGACGCATCCCTCTTCAGTCTTGATCAGTACAACGGTGAAATCCGGACGACGAGGATGTTCAGCTACAGAGACCCAAGACATCAGCGGCTTGTCGTTGTCGCCAAAGACAATGGCCAACCGTCCCTCTCAGCTACCGTAACCATCAAGATTTCAACGGTGGAACACGTCCTGTCCTTTTCAGAGACGACAGAGTTGCCACTAGAGTACGACGTCTTCACAGACCTGAACTTGTACTTGGTCATCGGCCTGGGTGCCGTGTCGTTTCTGCTACTGATAACCATCTTGGTTATCATAGTGCTGAAGTGTCAAAAACCAAAGCCGAAGGCCATCAAGATGCCGCCGGCCAACAGGAACAGCGTGATCAGCAGGAACAGCATGATCAGCCAGAGGAGCTCCACCATCGCAGATTCCACCCTGATCTCCAGCGACGCCTACTGGTACAGCCTGTTCCTCGCGGAGACCAGGAAAGGCAAAGTGGTGGTGAGACAGCCCATAATTCCCAAAGGAGCTGGGTACTTTGTGTCCAGTATACCCAGGAGCATAGGGCCAAGTGAGACCACAGACTCCAGAGCATCCACACTGGag CAGCAACCCAGAAGAGAACTGCCATGA
- the LOC118300130 gene encoding protocadherin alpha-C2-like isoform X2, whose product MAMALVVAPSRTRPIAAVLTFIALWGCALSISRYSIPEEMEEGSFVANLAADLGLDVRSLVQRRAKLDVIHSKNYLDINKDTGELIIRERIDREGICTTKTASCFLKMDVILESPIRIFNIELEIMDINDNAPVFRRKTMPLDISEATPPGERFSLTNAVDADVGANSIKTYYLSESKYFIIDIQTGSDGSKYVDLVLNGNLDREEHSVHNLILTAVDGGVPPRSGTANIIINVLDINDNAPLFSQPVFAVNVSENSAAGTLVMTLNASDLDEGTNAQLIYSYTLYTSEKTQELFSLDPSSGAIKVKGVIDYEESQSFEMHIQAQDRGASPRSGHCKVMVFVTDLNDNYPEVTIKSVKSALAEDVSMGTLIAVVSVRDRDSAANGEVELTLNKQETLPFVLNRSAEGYYELLVSKPVDREIISRYDITLRVTDKGSPPLSETETITLDILDVNDNAPRFSQSFYTIHVVENNVPGAQLTSLSAFDPDLNENQYLVYFIMEKEIVNTSMSMLFSINPENGDLYALKTFDYERERDFLFHIEARDSGVSPLSSNVTVHIIILDQNDNTPLIVSPWRAQGSVVEEVIPRSTDKGHLIAKVIAIDADSEQNARVTYQLLQISDASLFSLDQYNGEIRTTRMFSYRDPRHQRLVVVAKDNGQPSLSATVTIKISTVEHVLSFSETTELPLEYDVFTDLNLYLVIGLGAVSFLLLITILVIIVLKCQKPKPKAIKMPPANRNSVISRNSMISQRSSTIADSTLISSDAYWYSLFLAETRKGKVVVRQPIIPKGAGYFVSSIPRSIGPSETTDSRASTLEQPRRELP is encoded by the exons ATGGCGATGGCGCTCGTCGTTGCACCGTCGCGGACGCGGCCGATCGCGGCCGTTTTGACATTTATTGCACTGTGGGGATGCGCGCTCTCCATCTCGCGCTACTCAATTccggaggagatggaggagggctCCTTTGTCGCCAACCTGGCCGCGGACCTGGGTCTGGACGTCCGCAGTTTGGTGCAGCGGCGGGCCAAGCTCGATGTCATCCACTCCAAGAATTACCTCGACATCAACAAAGACACCGGGGAGCTGATCATCCGCGAGAGGATAGACAGGGAGGGCATATGCACGACCAAGACCGCCTCGTGCTTCCTGAAGATGGATGTCATCCTCGAGAGCCCCATTCGCATTTTCAACATCGAGCTCGAGATCATGGACATCAATGACAACGCGCCCGTGTTCCGCAGGAAGACGATGCCCTTGGACATCTCGGAGGCAACCCCTCCCGGCGAGAGGTTTTCATTGACAAACGCTGTGGATGCCGATGTGGGGGCGAATTCGATCAAGACCTACTATCTGAGCGAGAGCAAATACTTCATCATCGACATACAAACTGGCAGCGACGGCTCCAAATATGTCGATTTGGTGCTGAACGGTAATTTGGACCGAGAGGAGCATTCAGTCCATAATTTGATTCTAACCGCTGTGGACGGAGGGGTGCCTCCCCGCTCCGGCACAGCCAACATCATTATTAATGTCCTGGATATCAATGACAACGCCCCCCTGTTCAGTCAGCCGGTATTCGCAGTCAATGTTTCAGAGAACTCGGCTGCAGGCACACTGGTCATGACCTTAAACGCATCAGACTTGGATGAAGGCACAAACGCCCAGTTGATCTACTCGTACACACTGTACACCTCCGAGAAGACACAGGAGCTCTTCTCGCTCGACCCGAGCTCGGGCGCAATCAAGGTGAAGGGGGTGATCGACTACGAGGAGAGCCAGAGTTTTGAGATGCACATACAGGCTCAGGACAGAGGGGCGAGCCCGCGGTCAGGCCACTGCAAAGTGATGGTGTTCGTCACTGATCTGAATGACAACTACCCCGAGGTGACCATCAAGTCCGTGAAAAGCGCCCTGGCTGAGGACGTCTCCATGGGCACACTGATCGCAGTGGTCAGCGTCCGCGACAGGGACTCCGCGGCCAACGGGGAAGTGGAGCTCACCTTGAATAAGCAAGAAACCCTGCCATTCGTTCTAAACAGATCAGCAGAGGGTTACTACGAGCTGCTGGTTTCAAAGCCAGTGGACCGAGAGATAATAAGCAGATATGACATCACGCTGAGGGTGACAGACAAAGGCTCGCCGCCCTTATCTGAAACCGAGACCATCACTTTGGACATTCTGGATGTCAACGACAACGCGCCGAGATTCTCTCAGTCCTTCTACACGATCCACGTCGTGGAGAATAATGTACCAGGGGCACAGTTGACGTCTCTGAGTGCATTTGACCCGGATTTAAACGAGAACCAGTACTTGGTTTATTTCATAATGGAGAAGGAGATCGTTAACACGTCCATGTCAATGCTGTTCTCCATCAACCCTGAGAACGGGGATCTTTATGCCCTGAAGACCTTcgactatgagagagagagggatttcCTCTTCCACATCGAGGCGAGGGACTCCGGTGTATCCCCGCTGAGCAGCAACGTGACGGTTCACATCATCATTCTGGACCAAAACGACAACACTCCTCTCATAGTATCACCGTGGCGGGCGCAGGGCTCCGTTGTGGAGGAGGTGATACCCAGGTCCACCGACAAGGGGCACTTGATCGCCAAAGTGATAGCTATCGATGCGGATTCTGAGCAGAACGCCAGGGTCACGTACCAGCTCCTGCAGATCAGTGACGCATCCCTCTTCAGTCTTGATCAGTACAACGGTGAAATCCGGACGACGAGGATGTTCAGCTACAGAGACCCAAGACATCAGCGGCTTGTCGTTGTCGCCAAAGACAATGGCCAACCGTCCCTCTCAGCTACCGTAACCATCAAGATTTCAACGGTGGAACACGTCCTGTCCTTTTCAGAGACGACAGAGTTGCCACTAGAGTACGACGTCTTCACAGACCTGAACTTGTACTTGGTCATCGGCCTGGGTGCCGTGTCGTTTCTGCTACTGATAACCATCTTGGTTATCATAGTGCTGAAGTGTCAAAAACCAAAGCCGAAGGCCATCAAGATGCCGCCGGCCAACAGGAACAGCGTGATCAGCAGGAACAGCATGATCAGCCAGAGGAGCTCCACCATCGCAGATTCCACCCTGATCTCCAGCGACGCCTACTGGTACAGCCTGTTCCTCGCGGAGACCAGGAAAGGCAAAGTGGTGGTGAGACAGCCCATAATTCCCAAAGGAGCTGGGTACTTTGTGTCCAGTATACCCAGGAGCATAGGGCCAAGTGAGACCACAGACTCCAGAGCATCCACACTGGag CAACCCAGAAGAGAACTGCCATGA
- the LOC118300130 gene encoding protocadherin alpha-C2-like isoform X3, which produces MAMALVVAPSRTRPIAAVLTFIALWGCALSISRYSIPEEMEEGSFVANLAADLGLDVRSLVQRRAKLDVIHSKNYLDINKDTGELIIRERIDREGICTTKTASCFLKMDVILESPIRIFNIELEIMDINDNAPVFRRKTMPLDISEATPPGERFSLTNAVDADVGANSIKTYYLSESKYFIIDIQTGSDGSKYVDLVLNGNLDREEHSVHNLILTAVDGGVPPRSGTANIIINVLDINDNAPLFSQPVFAVNVSENSAAGTLVMTLNASDLDEGTNAQLIYSYTLYTSEKTQELFSLDPSSGAIKVKGVIDYEESQSFEMHIQAQDRGASPRSGHCKVMVFVTDLNDNYPEVTIKSVKSALAEDVSMGTLIAVVSVRDRDSAANGEVELTLNKQETLPFVLNRSAEGYYELLVSKPVDREIISRYDITLRVTDKGSPPLSETETITLDILDVNDNAPRFSQSFYTIHVVENNVPGAQLTSLSAFDPDLNENQYLVYFIMEKEIVNTSMSMLFSINPENGDLYALKTFDYERERDFLFHIEARDSGVSPLSSNVTVHIIILDQNDNTPLIVSPWRAQGSVVEEVIPRSTDKGHLIAKVIAIDADSEQNARVTYQLLQISDASLFSLDQYNGEIRTTRMFSYRDPRHQRLVVVAKDNGQPSLSATVTIKISTVEHVLSFSETTELPLEYDVFTDLNLYLVIGLGAVSFLLLITILVIIVLKCQKPKPKAIKMPPANRNSVISRNSMISQRSSTIADSTLISSDAYWYSLFLAETRKGKVVVRQPIIPKGAGYFVSSIPRSIGPSETTDSRASTLEYSK; this is translated from the exons ATGGCGATGGCGCTCGTCGTTGCACCGTCGCGGACGCGGCCGATCGCGGCCGTTTTGACATTTATTGCACTGTGGGGATGCGCGCTCTCCATCTCGCGCTACTCAATTccggaggagatggaggagggctCCTTTGTCGCCAACCTGGCCGCGGACCTGGGTCTGGACGTCCGCAGTTTGGTGCAGCGGCGGGCCAAGCTCGATGTCATCCACTCCAAGAATTACCTCGACATCAACAAAGACACCGGGGAGCTGATCATCCGCGAGAGGATAGACAGGGAGGGCATATGCACGACCAAGACCGCCTCGTGCTTCCTGAAGATGGATGTCATCCTCGAGAGCCCCATTCGCATTTTCAACATCGAGCTCGAGATCATGGACATCAATGACAACGCGCCCGTGTTCCGCAGGAAGACGATGCCCTTGGACATCTCGGAGGCAACCCCTCCCGGCGAGAGGTTTTCATTGACAAACGCTGTGGATGCCGATGTGGGGGCGAATTCGATCAAGACCTACTATCTGAGCGAGAGCAAATACTTCATCATCGACATACAAACTGGCAGCGACGGCTCCAAATATGTCGATTTGGTGCTGAACGGTAATTTGGACCGAGAGGAGCATTCAGTCCATAATTTGATTCTAACCGCTGTGGACGGAGGGGTGCCTCCCCGCTCCGGCACAGCCAACATCATTATTAATGTCCTGGATATCAATGACAACGCCCCCCTGTTCAGTCAGCCGGTATTCGCAGTCAATGTTTCAGAGAACTCGGCTGCAGGCACACTGGTCATGACCTTAAACGCATCAGACTTGGATGAAGGCACAAACGCCCAGTTGATCTACTCGTACACACTGTACACCTCCGAGAAGACACAGGAGCTCTTCTCGCTCGACCCGAGCTCGGGCGCAATCAAGGTGAAGGGGGTGATCGACTACGAGGAGAGCCAGAGTTTTGAGATGCACATACAGGCTCAGGACAGAGGGGCGAGCCCGCGGTCAGGCCACTGCAAAGTGATGGTGTTCGTCACTGATCTGAATGACAACTACCCCGAGGTGACCATCAAGTCCGTGAAAAGCGCCCTGGCTGAGGACGTCTCCATGGGCACACTGATCGCAGTGGTCAGCGTCCGCGACAGGGACTCCGCGGCCAACGGGGAAGTGGAGCTCACCTTGAATAAGCAAGAAACCCTGCCATTCGTTCTAAACAGATCAGCAGAGGGTTACTACGAGCTGCTGGTTTCAAAGCCAGTGGACCGAGAGATAATAAGCAGATATGACATCACGCTGAGGGTGACAGACAAAGGCTCGCCGCCCTTATCTGAAACCGAGACCATCACTTTGGACATTCTGGATGTCAACGACAACGCGCCGAGATTCTCTCAGTCCTTCTACACGATCCACGTCGTGGAGAATAATGTACCAGGGGCACAGTTGACGTCTCTGAGTGCATTTGACCCGGATTTAAACGAGAACCAGTACTTGGTTTATTTCATAATGGAGAAGGAGATCGTTAACACGTCCATGTCAATGCTGTTCTCCATCAACCCTGAGAACGGGGATCTTTATGCCCTGAAGACCTTcgactatgagagagagagggatttcCTCTTCCACATCGAGGCGAGGGACTCCGGTGTATCCCCGCTGAGCAGCAACGTGACGGTTCACATCATCATTCTGGACCAAAACGACAACACTCCTCTCATAGTATCACCGTGGCGGGCGCAGGGCTCCGTTGTGGAGGAGGTGATACCCAGGTCCACCGACAAGGGGCACTTGATCGCCAAAGTGATAGCTATCGATGCGGATTCTGAGCAGAACGCCAGGGTCACGTACCAGCTCCTGCAGATCAGTGACGCATCCCTCTTCAGTCTTGATCAGTACAACGGTGAAATCCGGACGACGAGGATGTTCAGCTACAGAGACCCAAGACATCAGCGGCTTGTCGTTGTCGCCAAAGACAATGGCCAACCGTCCCTCTCAGCTACCGTAACCATCAAGATTTCAACGGTGGAACACGTCCTGTCCTTTTCAGAGACGACAGAGTTGCCACTAGAGTACGACGTCTTCACAGACCTGAACTTGTACTTGGTCATCGGCCTGGGTGCCGTGTCGTTTCTGCTACTGATAACCATCTTGGTTATCATAGTGCTGAAGTGTCAAAAACCAAAGCCGAAGGCCATCAAGATGCCGCCGGCCAACAGGAACAGCGTGATCAGCAGGAACAGCATGATCAGCCAGAGGAGCTCCACCATCGCAGATTCCACCCTGATCTCCAGCGACGCCTACTGGTACAGCCTGTTCCTCGCGGAGACCAGGAAAGGCAAAGTGGTGGTGAGACAGCCCATAATTCCCAAAGGAGCTGGGTACTTTGTGTCCAGTATACCCAGGAGCATAGGGCCAAGTGAGACCACAGACTCCAGAGCATCCACACTGGag TACTCAAAATGA